In Patescibacteria group bacterium, the following proteins share a genomic window:
- the gatC gene encoding Asp-tRNA(Asn)/Glu-tRNA(Gln) amidotransferase subunit GatC → MKLNKQQVEHIAKLARLELTEKEKKIFSVQLSSILDYVGKLEEVNTDGVEETSQVTGLINSIRDDVVEEALLESKQEILNNAPDKEDNLFKVKSVF, encoded by the coding sequence ATGAAATTAAATAAACAACAAGTAGAACACATCGCTAAATTGGCTCGTCTTGAGTTAACTGAAAAAGAAAAAAAAATTTTTTCTGTTCAGCTTTCTTCTATTTTGGATTATGTTGGAAAATTAGAAGAAGTTAATACTGACGGTGTTGAGGAAACATCGCAAGTTACGGGATTAATAAACTCAATAAGAGATGACGTGGTTGAGGAGGCATTATTAGAATCAAAACAAGAAATTTTAAATAACGCTCCTGATAAAGAGGATAATCTGTTCAAAGTAAAAAGCGTATTTTAA